One Vibrio taketomensis DNA window includes the following coding sequences:
- the nth gene encoding endonuclease III, whose protein sequence is MNNTKRVEILTRLRDNNPNPQTELNWSTPFELLIAVLLSAQATDVSVNKATDKLYPVANTPQAILELGVEGVKEYIKTIGLFNSKAENVIKTCKILIEKHGGEIPEDREALEALPGVGRKTANVVLNTAFGWPTIAVDTHIFRVSNRTKFAVGKNVDQVEEKLLKVVPKEFKVDVHHWLILHGRYTCVARKPRCGSCIIEDLCEYKEKTDI, encoded by the coding sequence ATGAATAATACCAAACGCGTTGAAATCCTCACTCGATTGAGAGATAACAACCCTAATCCACAGACGGAGCTCAACTGGAGCACGCCATTTGAGCTATTAATTGCCGTCCTGCTCTCAGCGCAAGCAACCGATGTTAGCGTCAATAAGGCCACGGACAAACTCTACCCAGTAGCTAACACGCCACAGGCAATACTCGAACTTGGTGTCGAAGGCGTCAAAGAGTACATCAAAACCATTGGCCTATTTAACTCCAAAGCGGAGAACGTGATTAAGACATGTAAAATCTTGATCGAAAAGCATGGTGGTGAAATCCCAGAGGATCGCGAAGCGTTAGAAGCGCTGCCAGGTGTTGGGCGTAAAACTGCCAATGTAGTACTCAATACTGCCTTTGGCTGGCCTACTATTGCCGTTGATACACACATTTTCCGCGTATCGAACCGCACCAAATTTGCTGTGGGTAAAAATGTCGATCAAGTAGAAGAAAAACTGCTAAAAGTCGTACCAAAAGAATTCAAAGTTGATGTTCACCACTGGTTGATTCTGCACGGACGTTACACCTGTGTTGCTCGTAAGCCTCGCTGTGGTAGCTGCATTATTGAAGATTTGTGTGAATATAAAGAAAAAACAGATATTTAG
- a CDS encoding electron transport complex subunit E, producing MVDKKKLFKDGMWDNNPALVQLLGLCPLLAVSSTVTNALGLGVATLLVLVGSNITVSLVRDYVPKDVRIPVFVMIIASLVTCVQLLMNAYAYGLYLSLGIFIPLIVTNCIIIGRAEAFASKNDPLPAALDGFWMGLGMTSVLVVLGSMREIIGNGTLFDGADLLLGEWAKVLRIEIFHFDSSFLLALLPPGAFIGVGFLIALKHVIDKKLDQRQPKQEKPTIERARVTINIKAHPSSELFIT from the coding sequence ATGGTCGATAAAAAGAAGCTATTTAAGGATGGTATGTGGGATAACAACCCAGCACTGGTTCAGTTGCTCGGTTTGTGTCCACTGCTTGCCGTTTCTTCAACCGTGACCAACGCACTTGGCCTTGGCGTGGCAACGCTATTGGTACTTGTGGGTTCAAACATTACTGTATCGCTGGTTCGAGACTACGTACCAAAAGACGTCCGTATTCCGGTATTTGTAATGATCATTGCTTCATTAGTAACGTGCGTACAATTACTGATGAATGCCTACGCATACGGTCTTTACCTATCATTGGGTATCTTTATTCCGTTGATCGTAACCAACTGTATCATTATCGGCCGTGCCGAAGCCTTTGCTTCAAAAAATGATCCTCTACCAGCTGCGTTAGATGGTTTTTGGATGGGACTTGGCATGACGAGCGTGCTGGTAGTATTGGGCTCAATGCGCGAAATCATCGGCAATGGCACCTTGTTCGATGGTGCGGACTTACTGCTAGGCGAATGGGCGAAAGTCTTGCGTATCGAAATTTTCCACTTCGACAGCAGCTTCCTGCTCGCTCTACTGCCACCGGGAGCCTTTATTGGTGTCGGCTTTCTGATTGCACTAAAACACGTTATCGACAAAAAACTCGATCAGCGTCAGCCAAAACAAGAAAAGCCAACAATTGAACGCGCCCGCGTGACCATTAATATAAAAGCTCACCCTAGTAGTGAGCTTTTTATTACTTAA
- the rsxG gene encoding electron transport complex subunit RsxG, translating into MLNAIRKNGLVLAIFACASTGLVALTQYLTQDQITKQEQKQLLSVLNQVIPQKLHDNVLYEACTLVQDPALGTEMPMPAYIATKQGQPTAMALEAIAPDGYNGAIKVIVGIDANGTVTGTRVLSHQETPGLGDKIDIRVSDWILSFTGKNLTDENESSWHVRKDGGQFDQFTGATITPRAVVKSVKNTVQYFNQNRDHLLTQAYDCGEN; encoded by the coding sequence ATGTTAAACGCTATTAGAAAAAATGGTCTGGTGTTAGCTATCTTCGCCTGTGCTTCAACAGGTCTAGTCGCATTAACGCAGTACTTAACCCAAGATCAGATTACTAAACAAGAGCAAAAGCAGTTGCTTTCAGTTTTGAACCAAGTAATCCCACAAAAGCTGCATGACAATGTTTTGTATGAAGCTTGTACATTGGTGCAAGACCCGGCACTTGGTACAGAGATGCCAATGCCAGCCTACATCGCCACCAAACAAGGTCAACCAACAGCAATGGCCCTAGAAGCGATTGCACCTGATGGCTATAACGGTGCGATCAAGGTGATTGTCGGCATCGATGCCAACGGCACCGTTACCGGTACCCGCGTACTTTCACACCAAGAAACTCCCGGGTTGGGCGACAAAATCGATATTCGTGTTAGCGACTGGATTCTCAGCTTCACTGGTAAAAATCTGACTGATGAGAATGAATCAAGCTGGCATGTACGTAAAGACGGCGGTCAATTTGACCAATTTACGGGTGCAACTATCACGCCTCGCGCTGTGGTTAAATCTGTAAAAAATACCGTGCAATACTTCAACCAAAATCGTGACCATTTGCTCACGCAAGCTTACGATTGTGGAGAAAACTAA
- a CDS encoding DUF2753 family protein, whose protein sequence is MDISEWEKHTLLADIALQERDHLRSVLHYQQALNASDHLAICDDIEVEERLLISVISCHNLASFWRTIGDNQYELKYLKLASEKVLTLVPQCPNTHCDAFVTSMGCCKKALIEFMKRHPDAKIARMVQDIDTATSCNLIAKFKLN, encoded by the coding sequence ATGGATATTTCTGAGTGGGAAAAACACACCTTACTGGCTGACATTGCTTTGCAAGAGCGCGATCATTTACGCAGTGTTTTGCATTATCAACAAGCGCTCAATGCGAGTGATCACCTCGCTATCTGTGATGATATTGAAGTCGAAGAGCGCCTACTTATCTCTGTCATCTCATGCCATAACCTCGCCTCATTTTGGCGTACGATTGGTGATAACCAATACGAGTTGAAATACTTAAAACTGGCCTCTGAAAAAGTATTAACTCTCGTTCCTCAATGCCCCAATACCCACTGTGATGCCTTTGTGACTTCAATGGGGTGTTGCAAAAAAGCGCTAATTGAATTTATGAAACGCCACCCAGACGCCAAAATTGCTCGTATGGTGCAAGATATTGATACCGCAACAAGCTGCAACTTAATCGCCAAATTCAAGCTCAACTAG
- the rsxD gene encoding electron transport complex subunit RsxD, which translates to MAFFIASSPHAHSRRSTPDLMKWVAICALPGLIAQTYFFGWGTLIQLILAIIVALSLEAFVMVLRKRPPMSALRDNSALVTAWLLAIAIPPLSPWWVVVIGLIFAIIIAKHLYGGIGQNPFNPAMIAYVVLLISFPVQMTSWISPIELQASPVGFVDALSLIFSGFNVEGLSLQQIRSGIDGVTMATPLDGFKTALMAGHTAREALAQPQFGAIAGLGWQWVNLAYLIGGLLLIKLRVISWHIPVSFLASLVVISGLFMLLTPDQTASPLIHLFSGATMLGAFFIATDPVSASTTVKGRLIFGAFIGAMVFIIRSWGGFPDGVAFAVLLANMCVPLIDYYTKPRTYGH; encoded by the coding sequence GTGGCCTTCTTTATTGCCAGCTCACCCCATGCGCATAGCCGCAGAAGCACTCCTGATCTTATGAAATGGGTGGCAATTTGCGCCCTACCAGGTCTGATTGCCCAAACCTACTTTTTTGGTTGGGGGACTTTAATTCAGCTTATTTTGGCCATTATTGTTGCCTTAAGCTTAGAAGCTTTTGTAATGGTATTGCGCAAACGTCCACCGATGTCAGCACTGCGTGACAACAGCGCATTAGTAACGGCATGGTTATTAGCGATTGCGATTCCACCATTATCACCTTGGTGGGTGGTTGTGATTGGCCTAATCTTCGCCATCATTATTGCTAAACATCTGTACGGCGGCATCGGTCAAAATCCGTTTAACCCGGCGATGATTGCTTATGTGGTATTACTGATCTCATTCCCAGTACAAATGACGAGCTGGATCTCTCCTATTGAACTGCAGGCATCACCAGTCGGCTTTGTAGATGCCCTCTCGTTGATCTTCTCCGGCTTTAATGTTGAAGGTCTATCGCTACAGCAAATTCGCTCTGGTATTGATGGTGTCACCATGGCGACCCCACTTGATGGCTTTAAAACCGCATTAATGGCTGGTCATACAGCCCGTGAAGCATTAGCACAACCGCAGTTTGGCGCAATCGCAGGTCTAGGTTGGCAATGGGTAAACCTTGCGTATCTGATTGGCGGTTTACTACTGATTAAATTACGCGTGATTAGCTGGCATATTCCAGTCAGCTTTTTAGCCAGCTTAGTGGTAATAAGTGGTCTGTTTATGCTTTTGACACCCGATCAAACAGCGTCGCCACTGATCCACCTGTTCTCTGGTGCAACTATGTTGGGTGCATTCTTTATCGCGACCGATCCGGTTTCAGCCTCTACTACAGTGAAAGGTCGTCTGATTTTCGGTGCCTTTATTGGTGCAATGGTGTTTATTATTCGTAGTTGGGGCGGCTTCCCTGATGGCGTTGCATTCGCAGTATTGCTCGCCAACATGTGTGTGCCACTTATCGATTACTACACCAAACCACGTACTTACGGACACTGA
- the motY gene encoding flagellar protein MotY, producing the protein MTIALFSSSTWAMGKHYGASPTQSQWQMTSNTPLQCQLVHPIPNFGEAVFTSNASKKINLDFELKMKRPMGETRDVSLVSMPPAWRPGDSANRMTNIRFFKQFDGYIGGQTAWSILSELEKGRYPTFSYQEWQSSDERVEVALSSVLFQPKYNVFSDCIANLLPYNFEDISFTILHYDRSSVQLNKASQKRLAQIAEYIRYNQDIDLVLVSTYSGSEDSKSTSQALSEQRADVLRDYFKSIGLPEDRIQVQGYGKRRPIADNASPLGKDKNRRVVISLGRTQI; encoded by the coding sequence ATGACCATTGCTCTATTTAGCTCAAGTACTTGGGCGATGGGCAAGCATTATGGTGCCTCGCCCACACAATCCCAGTGGCAAATGACGTCGAATACGCCGTTACAATGCCAGCTTGTTCATCCTATCCCTAATTTCGGTGAAGCTGTTTTTACCTCAAACGCGAGCAAAAAAATCAATTTAGATTTTGAGCTGAAAATGAAACGACCTATGGGGGAAACTCGCGACGTTTCTCTCGTGTCAATGCCGCCTGCATGGCGTCCTGGTGATAGCGCGAATCGAATGACCAATATTCGCTTTTTTAAGCAGTTTGATGGTTATATCGGAGGGCAAACCGCTTGGAGTATTTTGAGTGAGCTAGAAAAAGGGCGCTATCCGACGTTTAGCTATCAAGAGTGGCAGAGTTCGGATGAGCGGGTTGAAGTCGCGTTATCTTCGGTATTGTTTCAACCTAAATACAACGTATTCAGTGATTGTATCGCCAACTTGTTGCCATACAATTTTGAGGATATATCATTCACGATATTGCACTATGACCGTTCAAGTGTTCAGCTGAATAAAGCATCACAAAAACGCCTCGCGCAAATCGCTGAGTATATCCGTTACAATCAAGATATTGACCTTGTGTTGGTGTCAACCTACTCCGGTTCAGAAGACAGCAAGAGTACGAGTCAAGCGTTGTCTGAACAGCGAGCGGATGTATTGCGCGATTACTTTAAGTCGATAGGTTTGCCGGAAGATCGTATTCAAGTTCAAGGTTATGGTAAGCGTCGTCCAATTGCTGACAATGCGTCACCGCTCGGTAAAGATAAAAACCGAAGAGTCGTGATTTCACTTGGACGAACACAGATTTAA
- the rnt gene encoding ribonuclease T, with amino-acid sequence MTLENEALTLKSRFRGYFPVVIDVETAGFNAQTDALLEICAVTLQMDEHGDLHPASTLHFHIEPFEGANLVKEALDFIGIRDPFSPLRGAIPESEALKEIYKLVRKEQKAADCSRAIIVAHNATFDHSFVMAASERSKLKRVPFHPFATFDTATLSGLAYGQTVLAKACKTAGMEFDNKEAHSALYDTQKTAELFCGIVNKWKALGGWPLVDEETEQTQQ; translated from the coding sequence ATGACTTTAGAAAATGAAGCCTTGACGTTAAAAAGTCGCTTTCGCGGGTATTTCCCGGTAGTGATTGATGTCGAAACCGCAGGGTTTAATGCCCAAACAGATGCACTTTTGGAAATTTGTGCTGTTACGCTACAAATGGATGAACATGGCGATCTCCATCCTGCATCAACACTTCATTTTCATATTGAGCCCTTTGAAGGGGCAAATCTAGTTAAAGAAGCTTTAGACTTTATTGGTATTCGTGACCCATTTAGCCCGCTACGTGGTGCAATTCCTGAGTCTGAAGCGTTAAAAGAGATATACAAGCTTGTGCGAAAAGAGCAAAAAGCGGCCGACTGTAGCCGTGCAATTATCGTGGCTCACAACGCAACGTTTGACCATAGCTTTGTTATGGCAGCAAGTGAACGCAGCAAGCTAAAACGAGTCCCTTTTCATCCCTTTGCAACGTTTGATACTGCCACTTTAAGTGGTCTTGCTTACGGCCAAACCGTTCTAGCCAAAGCATGTAAAACAGCAGGAATGGAATTCGACAATAAGGAAGCCCACTCTGCACTATACGATACACAAAAAACCGCAGAGCTATTTTGTGGAATCGTTAATAAATGGAAAGCACTTGGTGGCTGGCCTTTAGTTGACGAAGAAACTGAACAAACACAACAATAA
- the gloA gene encoding lactoylglutathione lyase, whose translation MSNGRILHTMLRVGDLDKSIQFYTDVMGMNLLRQNENTEYKYTLAFLGYGDESQGAVIELTYNWGTTEYDLGSAFGHIAIGVDDIYSTCDAIKAAGGNVTREPGPVKGGSTHIAFVKDPDGYMIELIQNSSASAGLEG comes from the coding sequence ATGTCAAACGGACGCATCCTACACACCATGCTACGCGTGGGTGACCTAGATAAATCAATCCAATTTTACACTGACGTAATGGGTATGAACCTGCTGCGCCAAAACGAAAATACCGAATACAAATACACACTCGCTTTCCTAGGCTATGGTGACGAGTCGCAAGGCGCCGTCATCGAACTGACCTATAACTGGGGAACAACCGAATACGACCTAGGCAGTGCATTCGGTCACATCGCAATTGGCGTTGATGATATTTACAGCACTTGTGATGCAATCAAAGCCGCTGGCGGCAACGTAACACGTGAACCAGGTCCGGTTAAAGGCGGTTCTACGCACATCGCTTTTGTCAAAGACCCTGATGGCTACATGATTGAACTGATTCAAAACTCATCAGCATCAGCAGGCCTTGAAGGTTAA